A window of Solanum stenotomum isolate F172 chromosome 3, ASM1918654v1, whole genome shotgun sequence contains these coding sequences:
- the LOC125857888 gene encoding phytolongin Phyl2.2: MMIPDPNLVYYSCVAKGTTILAEINSKDADLGSLALKCLEKTPPLHTFFSHTIRNRTYMFLIENPYVFFAIFDEKIDKSDGLAFLKGVEGAFRGVIERSSGKKRLDKLNSHCFQGELNPVFHQLLDSSIVDEGSNSPRSELDHGRSASLDSVKGKKIGSMPLLADAASSLKLKKKRFFGQFKKRNDEMCEKRVDVSDDGIRLSRDFSVVMQKNGLIHGEGGHQKAKKVWKKQVWVVLSLDLIVCTILFIIWLCVCRGFKCIDA; encoded by the coding sequence ATGATGATTCCAGATCCGAATTTGGTCTATTACTCTTGTGTTGCAAAAGGAACAACTATCCTTGCTGAAATCAATTCAAAAGATGCCGATCTTGGATCCCTAGCTTTGAAATGCCTTGAAAAGACTCCTCCTTTGCATACCTTTTTCTCTCATACTATCCGAAACAGGACATATATGTTCCTGATAGAAAACCCATATGTGTTTTTCGCCATATTCgatgaaaaaattgataaatcgGATGGTCTTGCGTTTCTCAAAGGGGTTGAAGGGGCGTTTCGTGGAGTGATTGAGAGATCTTCTGGGAAGAAGCGTTTGGATAAATTGAATTCGCATTGTTTTCAGGGAGAGTTGAATCCTGTTTTTCATCAGCTGTTGGATTCAAGTATTGTGGATGAGGGTTCTAATTCCCCGAGGAGTGAGCTGGATCATGGACGAAGCGCGAGTTTGGATTCTGTTAAAGGGAAGAAAATTGGGTCAATGCCATTGCTTGCTGATGCTGCTAGTAGCTTGAAGCTAAAAAAGAAGAGGTTTTTCGGGCAGTTTAAGAAGAGGAATGATGAGATGTGTGAGAAGAGAGTGGATGTTTCGGATGATGGGATCAGATTGAGCAGAGATTTTTCAGTTGTTATGCAAAAGAATGGATTGATTCATGGAGAAGGAGGGCATCAAAAAGCTAAGAAAGTTTGGAAGAAACAAGTTTGGGTTGTCTTGTCATTGGATTTAATAGTCTGCACCATTTTGTTCATAATTTGGTTGTGTGTTTGCAGGGGCTTCAAATGCATCGATGCTTGA